In Phoenix dactylifera cultivar Barhee BC4 chromosome 1, palm_55x_up_171113_PBpolish2nd_filt_p, whole genome shotgun sequence, the genomic stretch GCAGCTAACTAAATACCAGTCTGGTTGTAGTCTTGTTGATTCAGACTACAACCAGTAGTTTGAATAAGAGGCCTAGCTATGGCATATAGCCCTTTTAATGGAGAACATGTCAATGGGCACTTAATGAGGTTGGAATGAAACAGAGATGGCAGGACAGTAGGGAGTAGACACTGACCTGTCCAGGTATGAAGTCATTGAGGATGATAGGAAGTCCCCTGATCAATGCCTCAGCAATTGTACCAGGCCCTGCCTACAAACACGAGAGCACATTGAAGCCATCTGAAAAAAAACTCCTTAGCAGACTGATCTGGACATCTAGGAAACCATGGTACCTTTGTTATGATACAATCACAAGCACCCATCCATTTCTCCATCTGGGTCTCAAATCCTCTAATCTGACAACAAAGGCAATATTGAACAGCTCTCAACAAACAAAAGCTTAAAATGTACCAACAATGCAGGCTTGTTAATTATTATCTCAGACCAGCTACACCACCTTCACAGGGACCCTCCACTTAATTGACTGCAATGTGGAACTCAGTATCTGGTTGCGGCCGCATACGGCAACAATCTGCCCTATAGGTTTGCCGAGCTCTTCATCAAACAGGGCTTCTCCTAAAGCCATTGCAGTCTTCTTGACTGGATATTAAACTATCCCGAAAGCACCTGCAATCACCAAGAAAGGAAAGGGATCTGAAAAAACCCCCAaaaatcaacacaaaatactagAAGCGCCAAGagcaaaaaatgcaagaaacgagagaagaagaagggaaccgGAGGGCGAGGTCGACGGTGGCGGGGAAGCGAGATGGGGAGGCGATGGATTAATGTCGGCGCGGGACGCCGATCGGAGCTCGGAAAGCGAGATGGGGAGGCGATGGATTGATGTCGGCGCGGGGACGATGATCGGAGCTCGGGAAGCGAGATGGGGAGGCGATCGGAGCTCGGGGACGCCGATCGGAGCTCGGAAAGCGAGATGGAGAGGCGATCGGAGCTCGGGGACGCCGATCGGAGCTCGGGAAGCGagatggagaggagaggagatgggGACCCTTTTGAATGAGAGGAGAGGAGACGAGACGAGACTTTTTAAGGCAGAGAGGGTTGGAAAGGATTTGGcctacgacgacgcttataagcgtcgtcgtaggTCCAGCTTAccgcgacgcttaaaagcgtcgtcgattCTAAAGATGTACCGACGCttctaaaaagcgtcggtaaaatttCGCGCTGATCAAAACTATCCCGACGCTTTTccctagcgtcggaaaaaaagcgtcgggaaatgtACCTTTTCCTGTAGTGATAGTATAATATTTGAGGGAGAGTGTGTGAGAGAGTATATGATAGTAGCAtcagcaacaacaacaacaacaatagtaGGAATAATAGCAGCACTAGCAGTAGAAGCAGCTCCAACAATAATAATAGTGGAAGTGCAAACATTATTTGTATTCAACAATAGtttttattatttgttttgTTCTGCCTAACATTGTAGTTAATAGATATTTTGCATGCATATGGCACGTGAAACACCATGTATCCATACTTTGCAAATTATCATAAACTTaattgtaagaaaatataaaatatataaataaatctattttattctaTTAACTAAAGTTTTTTGAACAAGTGGTAATTTTAATATGGTTTGCGAAATGCAAGCAAAAAGTAGTTACAAATTCAGATTCGATTAGTTTTTTCTCCAAAAGCTTCGCATCCTGAAGTTGCCAAGTGGAGTGCAGTTGCATCATTAGTGTTAACTGTTGTCGTTAAATACCTTTTATGGTTTAATAAACGCAGCGTGGCATTCTTCACCTCCCTTCCCATCAAAAATAGTGCTAACAGCTGTCAAGTTAGGTGCCTAGATCGAGTAGGAGAGCATGGATATGATCTCTAAAACACCCTAGCTGAAAGAAATTCTTATAAATTAAGGGTATGtagtaaaattttattattatttgtgcAATGTTCACTCTCATCCAATTAATTAGGAGAAAATCACTAGGTTGGTGGTCTATGAATTGGTTCTTTAATTTGCATCATATTGACTAGCCTTAAGTTGATAATTAGTTGCAACCTGTAGATGTTATGATGATTGATATATGTTCTTCGCAAACTTAACACTAGATTGAGATGACTCCTAAGTGCACATACCTATgcatgcacacatgcacacacatgcACGCCCGCATGCACATACATGCACAATCATATGGTCGCATGCGCAGTCAGCCTCTTCCCATCTCTTTTGAGGAAATAATCATTACATTATACTGAAAAAAGGAATATTAATAAGAACATGTTGAGATGTCTCAAAGTCGATCCATATGGCAATGCAGACAAGCAGCTTTGCATATAAAACCTCCTCATTTATTCTCCTACAATACTCTCTTTTCCAGACAATTTTTGGATTTGTAATGCTACGTTATGATCTTAGCAATGCTCAGCGTATCTCCATCTCCTGCTTAATAAACTAATTACCATGACAATATAATCAGCAACAACATGATCAACAAAGCTAATGGTAGTAATGATAATAATAACCTTACTCAAAAGGTATaatagatttctttttttaagataTAGTAGCTTTAGTTCCTATAAGAAGCCTTCCACAATAATATTTCAGTAAGAATGGTCTCTTAGTTCTCTTCCATATATGGTCATCTAGGAATATAATAATCAGTCTTGAATTTAAGGGTCGATCTTGGTGGCAGTTTGCCTCGTATCTCGGTGGAagttaaactcctaaatggagCAAGCTGCTGTTTGTATTGTTAATATAGGAATCTATTTTagctattttgttctttaggcttCTCTGTTTCATTGTTACTTAATTTTAGGGCCACCATTTCTCTGCTTCCACACACTTGAATCTCCTCATGCCGATATAACTCGTCTAATTGTAAGATGAAGACCCAAGATCACTTTTGCATTCCAACACGCTTTAAATATCTGAAAGTCATCCATGGGGGCATTCATCTGAACTtctaatcatgatgacatggaACCGACTTCTTACTTATCTTAAGAGAAAACTAggctttaaataaaaaaaaaagttggcgACTTTCTATAAAGATGAGTACTTCTTAAGATGTTTTCGTGAGTAGTTGAAGATCCGGCTCTTTTGAGGTGGTGCATTTCTCTTTGCGTAGTGCTGGTGGAGAGGATGAGTGTGTTAGGGGAAAGGGAAGTTCTCTGTTCCtcctttctctcctctctctcctcctcgctATCTCTCTCATTCCAAAGGCATATGGACCACCTTGGCGTGTAGGTGATGAAGGCTTGGAAAGCCCATGTTTCAATCATGCATGGCAATGAGGCCAAGGCATTTGTCTGCTTGTGAAGGCAAAGGAGGACAGCTCCTTCTACTAAGCGGGGTTGCTTGGCACTGGACCTCCGCACTACGAGGCCATATTAATTAGAAGCTGTGGTGAGAATTCCAAAACGAAGCAACAGGCCGCGTCAGCCCAATTCAGTCCTGAAGCCAGGTTCAAAACATTAGACCTCGTTGAGAGAATCTGCTTTCCCTTCATTCATGACTGAAAGTTTTCCTTCACAACTTGTCACGCCCCCGACCCGACATTGCGGACCAGGAGTCGCGCCAACTGCCACACACCTATAAAAAACTCTccccacaagcatgcaaggcattttcaccaaacatctcaattttataaatctaaattaatttaactGAATAAATGAAATCTTATTCCATCGATTGATTCAAGTCATAAGatctcacagttctaaataaGCAGCGGAACAATAATTGACCAACATGCAGAAACCTAATTCTTACAATGACAAAATCTTGCAAAGTCCAATAATCATGATAAATGTCCATAATAATCAattcaacttaaataaccctaatctaagataatttGGGCCACaattcttctagtcgctctcccattttgaaTCCCCAATAGTCTAGTTCTtggaatctgtaaaacaacaagagatggtataatgagctagacagcccagtaagtaatgaacactctaactagataaatcaagcagtaatatgtggaaaataaatataaatgcagTTCCAAAGTACAAGTCAAATATGTCTTAAATTAATAAGATTCTTTTCAAGGTTTCGAGATTCTTTTacatattcaattcatcttgtcgatcctgtactatgaccacatgttccctgtgactgggtcatcaacaccgactaatcttcttgcggtgagtccttcaggacaatcaattgccaacgtatctgcccccattggcggggtcctcaacatagccaggtcgaagTTCAATTAGTTTTCTATTTCATAATTCAGTCATGAAATCCTGCAGTGTCAAAACCAAATATTgttcatatcttatgttatttcaatttatcagattcaactcaacagccaggaactatggccacatgttccctgtggcagggtcatatcaccgactattcttcttgaggtaccaatgtattagcccccattgacagggtcctcaacatagcccgactgcaagtctgaatctatttcaagtctttatcttttttttttatattatgttCAGTGTTCCAAGCCAAAAAGTACAATGTCAGAGCAATTAAACACAATTCAAATCAGAAGCAAATATGTTCAATCAgagtcatacaatattctaaaaatatacatataatccatgcatcaaattcgaaATCACGAATAATTCAATTCGTAAAACATACCTATAGTTTgctgataaatctagaaaagaggttacatcacttaccttgcgaacgcgatccacaataaatctaattaattctgcaaatccctcgcagaacctaatattcaaaaactattttcttcttttaaaattcatcacaatatatatatatacaaagacttaaatttttaatatcctCCCATGGGTGGCCTTGCAGTAGTGCCTAGCACCACGAGtgcgggttcatacccgtaaaccaccccctctcttattcattttttttcttcttttctttttcttttttccttcttttctttttttttctttcctttttttcttttctctcccgactccccctcttctccttcggtGAAACAGAGGGTCCCATgacccccccttcttcttcttcttcttccctctcggtcggACTCCGGGGCGGCCATGGTGGCCGGCCCCGACGGCGGCAGGAGGCGGCGGAACAAGCCCGACCACCCCCGGCGGTAGGCGGCGGCGAGCACGCCGTCGGCTAACGCATCAAGCCGAAGCAAagcatcctttttttttgggccaAAATCCGACGATCGGCCGGCTCAAAATCACCACTCACCATGGCTAATTAccaagcaaggagaaggagaagtttACCTTAGCCCCGACGAAGATCCGATGCCTCTCTTCTCCGGtggcaaggaagaagaagaccaccTGGTGCCgtagcttctctctctctctctctctctctctccctctctctcggtggCAACACGAAGAAGAACCCCCCTGCGTACGGCGGCTCTCTCTTTCGgtgggctcaaaggaggagaggaaggagaaggaagccctaaaacagggctcctccttcttcgggatggaggaTCCATCCCGCTGCCTCACGTGCGTTGCACGTGAGGCCAAGGTCTGGGACTGGGCCGGTCGAGTGGATCGGGCCCAGTTCCGGGTTCTTACATCCCACCctcctaaaaagaaaatttcgtTCCCGAAATTTCCGTACCTGCAGTTTCAAAAAAGTTGAGGGTATTTCTGCTTCATCTCATCTTCCAGTTCCCAGGTAGCTTCTCTTTCTGTATGATGGCTCTACTGCACCTTGACATAAGGTATAACACGgtgtctcaaaacttgatctttTCTGTCCACTATTCGCACTGGATGCTCCTTATATGATAGATCTTCTCTAACTTGTAACGGCTCAAGCTCCGTGACACTACTTGGTTCTGGTATatatttcttcaacattgaGACATAGAAAACATCATGTACACCAGCCAGAGAAGGCGGCAAGGCAAGTCTATAAGCCACCTTACCAATTCTTTCTAAGATCTCGAACGGACCAACAAATATAGGATTCAATTTTCCTCGAATACCGAATCTTGCAACTCCCTTTGTAGGTGATATTTTAAGAAATACATGGTCACCAACTTGAAATTCTAATTCTCGTCTTCTATTATCCGCATAACTCTTCTGTCTACTTTGTGCAGTCCGAAGGCGATCTCTGATTAGCTGAATTTTCTCAACTGTCTGTTGTACAAGTTCAGGGCCCAACAATCTTCGTTCACTAATATCATCCCAACAAATTGACGAACGACATTTTCTTCCGTATAAAGCTTCATAAGGTGCTTTCTGTATGCTACTCTGATAACTGTTGTTATATGCAAATTCTATCAGAGGTAGATGCTCATCCCAAGAACCCTTCATATCTATGACGCAAGCTCTTAACATGTCCTTGAGAATCTGAATGGTCCTCTCAGACtggccatcggtctgagggtgaaAGGCAGTACTAAAACATAACTTTGTTCCTAAAGCCTTatgcaagcttttccaaaattaTGATACAAATCTAGTATCTCGATCAGACACAATGGACACTAGAATACCGTGCAGTCTCACAATCTCTTTAATGTATAATTTAGCTAGCCTTTCCAGACCGAACCCAACTTTGATAGGTAAAAAGTGTGCCGATTTGGTTAGCCTATCCACTATCACCCACACGGCATCGTTAGAACTGAGAGTCTTTGGCAGTCCTGTTACAAAGTCCATGGAAATTTGTTCCCACTTCCATATTGGAATGTCAAGAGGTTGAAGCGGCCCTGCTGGTCTTTGGTGTTCGGCCTTAACCTGCTGACATACTAGACATTGTGCCACGAATTGAGCAATTTTCCTTTTCATGTTGTTCCACCAATACAATTTCTTTAAATCTCTATACATCTTAGTTCCTCCCGGGTGCACTGTATATCCAGACTGATGAGCTTCTTTAAGAATTTCCTGTTTAATTTCCAAATCCATAGGTACACAAATTCTATTCCGATACCTCAAAGATCCATTCTCATGTATCCCGAATTCAGATATATCTCCTGCTTCTACTGACTCCCGAATCTTCAATAACTGCTGGTCATTACGCTGAGCTGTCTTGATCCTCTCTATGAGTGTCGGCTGAACCTGCATATAAGCCAATTGAGTCCCCGAGCCAAGTACTCGGATCTCTAATTCAAGTTTCCTCACATCTTCCAAAATATGTCGTTGGCTAGTAATCAAAGTGGCCATATTTACTATTGACTTTCTACTTAAAGCATCTACAACAATATTAGCTTTTCCAGGGTGATAATTAATCGTTAGATCATAGTCCTTCAACAATTCCAGCCATCTTCTTTGTCTCAAATTCAGTTCCTTCTAGgtaaatatatatttcaaactcttGTGATCTGTAAACACCTCGCATCGTACTCCGTAAAGATGatgtctccaaatcttgagagcaAAAATCACAGCTGCTAACTCCAAATCATAAGTAGGATAATTTTGCTCATAAGATTTTAATTGTCTAGAGGCATAGGCTACTACTTTACCGTGCTGTATCAAAACACAACCAAGTCCCTTCCTTGAAGCATCACTATAATTTGTGAATCCATCATCACCCGTAGGTATAGTAAGAATAGGTGCTGTAACCAATCGCCTCTTTAATTCCTAAAAGCCTCGTCCACAATCTTCAGTCCATTCAAACTTAACCCCTTTTTGAGTTAAGCGAGTCAAAGGTATAGCTATAGAGGAAAACCCTTCCATAAATCGTCTGTAATAGCCTGCCATTCCTAGAAAGCTGCGAATCTCAGAAACATTAGTTGGCCTGTTCCATTGCACTACAGCTTCCACTTTTGCTGGATCCATAGAAATCCCATCTCCAGATATGATATGCCCCAAAAACGATATCTCATTCAACCAAAACTCACATTTCTTAAATTTAGCATAGAGCTTCTCCCTCCTTAAGAGTTGAAGTACACTTCGTAAATGTTCCACATGTTCTTCTTTCccttttgaataaattaaaatgtcaTCAATGAACACCACCACAAATTGATCTAGAAAGGATTTAAATATTATGttcattaagtccataaaaGCTGCTGGGGCATTCGTCAATCCAAAAGGCATCACCAAGAATTCATAATGTTCATAACGAGTTCTGAATGCAGTCTTGGGTACATCTTCCGCTTTGATCTTTAGCTGATGATATCCTGTGCGGAGatcaatcttagagaaaacatgTGCACCTTGCAGCTGGTCAAATAAATCATCTATTCGAGGCAAAGGGTACTTGTTCTTTATAGTGACTTTATTCAATTCTGTATAGTCAATGCAGAGTCTCATGCTTCCatatttctttttcacaaagagCACTGGAGCTCCCCAAGGTGACACACTAGGTCGTATAAAACCCTTGTCCAGTAAATCTTGCAACTGGTCTTTCAATTCTTTTAATTCAGCTGGGGCCATTCGATAAGGAGCTTTAGAAATCGGACCTGAACCAGGTACAAGATCAATAGTGAATTcaatttctctgtccggtggcaatCCTGATAACTCCTCGGAAAAGACGTCCGAAAATTCATTCACTATAGGAATATCCTCTATCTTTAGTTCATCTTGTTGTATATCAATTACTGAGGCCAGATAACCTGTGCATCCTTTCCTTAACATTCGTCCAGCTTGCAAAGCCGAGATAATATGAGGAAAAGCAGTTTCCTGGTTCCCACAGAAACTGAATGCCGATTCCCCCGGAATTTGGAAGTTTACCCTCTTGCTATAACAGTCTACTGAGCCATGATAGGTAGCAAGCCAATTCATCCCCAGAATGACATCAAAATCCCGCATATCAAGTACAATCAGATTCACGGGTAACTCCCTagctattattttaattttacatGACTTGCATATAACATCAGTGCTCAACATACCGCCTATTGGTGTCTCCACATAGAACTTAGTGGTCATGGATTCACACAATATGTCATGTGTTTTGACAAAGTTTGAGGATATAAATGAATGTGTGGCACCAGGATCAAATAAGACATAAGCATAAATATCAGATACAGGAATAGTACCTGTCACCACTGCATTAGAAGCTTGTACATCTTGCTGTGTAAGTGCAAATACCCTTCCTTGAGTCTTTGGCCTTTGGCTTCCTTCCATTGCCTGCGTAGATTTATTCTCGTTTCTTTGTGGgcagtctgcaattttatgaCCTTTCTGTCCGTAATGAAAACAAGAACCTGTAACCCAGGGACAATTTGCAAATTCATGATTACCGCCACATCTTGAACACTTCCCACTCTTATTTTTGAGATTTCTATCTTTATTTGGCTTCTGAGCTGGATTCTTGAAATTCTTGTTTCCCCCTTTAAATTCAGCAggtctgtttcttttcttttggtttctttCCCTTTCAGCAAAAGCTTCGTTGACTTCCCTTTCAATGATTAAAGCTTTATTGACCACAGCTGCATAGGTAGTCAACTCATAGGGTACCACTTGCTTCCTAATTTCAGTCTTCAATCCCATCTCAAACTTGTGCACTCGGTCTTGCTCATCCTCTACCAATTTCGAAACAAATTTGGCTAGTTCTGTGAATTTGGCTTCATATTCGGCCACTGTCATGCCCCTTTGCTTCAAATGGATAAATTCTTGTTCTTTCTGTGTCCTTACACTCCGAGGAAAATATTTATCATAGAATGCTTTTCGAAATTTATCCCAAGTGAGAGGTTCCCCATCATGCTCAAATTTATGCTCCAACATCTGCCACCAATTAAATGCTTCTCCCTGCAACATGTATGATGCAAACAGAAGTTTTTCATCGTCCCAGCATCTTAAGACAGCAAATGCTTTTTCCATCTCTGTAAGCCAATTGTCTGCTTCCAAAGGTTCTGTAGTCCTCTGAAAAGCTGGAGGAGCCAGCCTCTTAAATTCAGCTATGCTGCTATGATGTTCACACTGTTCCCCTCGTCCTTGCTGTGGCTGTGTCTGGAGCAACTGCGCTTGTTGTTGGAGCAACTGCTGTTGCACCTGCTGTTGCATTTGCATAAGGCCTACTATGGTCTGCATAACCTGGCCTAAGCCCGGTTCCTGTCCTGTTTGAGGGCTCACGACTCCCTCCTGCTGAGGGATACTCATAGCCCGTTGGGGTGTGCTGTCAGCGTGCCGATTCGGTGTCTCATTCGTAGCACCAATAGTAGTCTTTTTCGCCCGACGTTGAGGCATCCTAACCTATATGCATCAAATAACAGCAGATTCATAAAAAGAAAGCTCAccgaattaaaataattttttttataagaataATCATCACATTCTTTACACCTAACGTCCCAATGTCTctagtgtctacccacctaTACTCATATCGGGTATGATTCTTTGTCTTAGATTCTATCcaagtccgctctga encodes the following:
- the LOC120111892 gene encoding probable monogalactosyldiacylglycerol synthase 3, chloroplastic yields the protein MALGEALFDEELGKPIGQIVAVCGRNQILSSTLQSIKWRVPVKIRGFETQMEKWMGACDCIITKAGPGTIAEALIRGLPIILNDFIPGQEVGNIPYVVDNGAGAGLLALP
- the LOC120110991 gene encoding uncharacterized protein LOC120110991; amino-acid sequence: MSIPQQEGVVSPQTGQEPGLGQVMQTIVGLMQMQQQVQQQLLQQQAQLLQTQPQQGRGEQCEHHSSIAEFKRLAPPAFQRTTEPLEADNWLTEMEKAFAVLRCWDDEKLLFASYMLQGEAFNWWQMLEHKFEHDGEPLTWDKFRKAFYDKYFPRSVRTQKEQEFIHLKQRGMTVAEYEAKFTELAKFVSKLVEDEQDRVHKFEMGLKTEIRKQVVPYELTTYAAVVNKALIIEREVNEAFAERERNQKKRNRPAEFKGGNKNFKNPAQKPNKDRNLKNKSGKCSRCGGNHEFANCPWVTGSCFHYGQKGHKIADCPQRNENKSTQAMEGSQRPKTQGRVFALTQQDVQASNAVVTGTIPVSDIYAYVLFDPGATHSFISSNFVKTHDILCESMTTKFYVETPIGGMLSTDVICKSCKIKIIARELPVNLIVLDMRDFDVILGMNWLATYHGSVDCYSKRVNFQIPGESAFSFCGNQETAFPHIISALQAGRMLRKGCTGYLASVIDIQQDELKIEDIPIVNEFSDVFSEELSGLPPDREIEFTIDLVPGSGPISKAPYRMAPAELKELKDQLQDLLDKGFIRPSVSPWGAPVLFVKKKYGSMRLCIDYTELNKVTIKNKYPLPRIDDLFDQLQGAHVFSKIDLRTGYHQLKIKAEDVPKTAFRTRYEHYEFLVMPFGLTNAPAAFMDLMNIIFKSFLDQFVVVFIDDILIYSKGKEEHVEHLRSVLQLLRREKLYAKFKKCEFWLNEISFLGHIISGDGISMDPAKVEAVVQWNRPTNVSEIRSFLGMAGYYRRFMEGFSSIAIPLTRLTQKGVKFEWTEDCGRGF